In Neisseria animalis, a single window of DNA contains:
- a CDS encoding DUF3486 family protein, whose amino-acid sequence MARRSTVEQLPEAVRHEFERKLVENGFADYQALAGWLQAQGYEISRSAAHRYGQKVEKRFKSIKASTEAARLLAEKAADDDNKLSAALTAMIQDELFNALVEVGEQNDMEAAERLGMMAATAKNIAPLISATTRLKQFQTALQDKMARKFAELEAESAKQGSGLDADTLKRIRQEVYGVFS is encoded by the coding sequence ATGGCACGCAGAAGTACAGTCGAACAGCTGCCCGAAGCCGTGCGCCACGAGTTTGAACGAAAGCTGGTGGAAAACGGTTTTGCCGATTATCAGGCTTTGGCCGGATGGTTGCAGGCGCAGGGCTACGAAATCAGCCGCTCGGCGGCGCACCGCTACGGGCAGAAAGTGGAAAAGCGGTTCAAATCCATCAAGGCCAGCACCGAAGCAGCGCGGCTGTTGGCGGAAAAAGCCGCCGATGACGACAACAAACTTTCTGCCGCCCTTACGGCGATGATTCAGGACGAATTGTTCAACGCGCTGGTGGAAGTGGGCGAACAAAACGATATGGAAGCCGCCGAGCGGCTGGGCATGATGGCGGCGACCGCCAAAAACATCGCCCCGCTGATTTCCGCCACCACCCGTTTGAAACAGTTTCAGACGGCCCTGCAAGACAAAATGGCACGCAAATTCGCCGAACTGGAAGCCGAATCCGCCAAACAGGGCAGCGGTTTGGATGCGGACACGCTCAAACGCATCCGGCAGGAAGTGTACGGAGTGTTCTCATGA
- a CDS encoding TraR/DksA family transcriptional regulator — protein sequence MTDIIDKAAENEAVFLAEALYKARRFETVDASTYECEDCGDTIPEARRQAVRGCTRCVLCQEYFERGWP from the coding sequence ATGACCGACATTATCGACAAAGCCGCTGAAAACGAAGCCGTCTTTTTGGCCGAAGCCCTCTATAAGGCCAGGCGGTTTGAAACCGTGGACGCGAGCACGTACGAATGCGAAGACTGCGGCGATACCATTCCCGAAGCGCGGCGGCAGGCCGTCCGGGGCTGCACCCGCTGCGTGCTGTGTCAGGAATATTTCGAACGCGGGTGGCCGTAA
- a CDS encoding NlpC/P60 family protein: MSIKTELPWVAEARRHIGLAEIPGKKHNPTIINWLAALNAWWRDDETPWCGTFVAHCCRSTGRGLPKHWYRAKAWAEAGTRLKQPAYGCIVVLERQGGGHVGFVVGQDAQGNLMVLGGNQGNKVSIAKFPRSRVTAYVWPSEKGAPRHPLDSRYKLPRLNLAGGFSKNEA; encoded by the coding sequence ATGTCTATCAAAACCGAGCTGCCGTGGGTGGCGGAAGCCCGCCGCCATATCGGCCTTGCCGAGATTCCCGGTAAAAAACACAACCCGACCATCATCAACTGGTTAGCCGCTTTAAATGCGTGGTGGCGCGATGACGAAACGCCTTGGTGCGGTACGTTTGTGGCGCATTGCTGCCGCAGCACGGGCCGCGGACTGCCCAAGCATTGGTACCGTGCCAAGGCATGGGCAGAGGCAGGCACGCGCTTAAAGCAACCGGCCTATGGCTGCATCGTGGTGTTAGAACGCCAGGGCGGCGGTCATGTGGGCTTTGTGGTCGGTCAGGACGCCCAAGGCAACCTGATGGTGCTGGGCGGCAATCAGGGTAATAAGGTCAGCATTGCCAAATTCCCGCGCAGCCGCGTTACGGCCTATGTGTGGCCGTCCGAAAAAGGCGCGCCGCGCCACCCGCTCGACAGTCGGTACAAGCTGCCGCGACTGAATTTGGCAGGCGGCTTTTCTAAAAATGAAGCATAA
- a CDS encoding thermonuclease family protein, giving the protein MKYSLLILLAVSSFAAAQDIHCRVVGIADGDTLTCLTDTRKQLKVRLNQIDAPERGQAFGSAARKKLSRWVHGQYVTLKTDGADKYGRTLAEVFSGGLNINKEMVKSGYAWAYRKYVRDTEYIRLEERARAASLGLWSEPNPIYPSEFRNGKKAGMVTQQIKPSYAMPKTGGKFTCSGKRFCKEMSSCSEAKFYLNKCGVRRLDRDGDGIPCESIC; this is encoded by the coding sequence ATGAAATATTCATTGTTGATTTTATTGGCAGTTTCATCATTCGCAGCAGCGCAGGATATTCATTGCCGGGTTGTCGGTATTGCCGACGGCGATACACTGACTTGTTTGACAGATACACGCAAACAGCTCAAAGTGAGGTTGAACCAGATTGATGCCCCCGAGCGCGGGCAGGCTTTTGGTAGTGCTGCCCGTAAAAAGCTGTCCAGGTGGGTACATGGGCAATACGTTACACTTAAAACCGATGGCGCAGATAAATATGGCCGCACATTGGCAGAGGTATTTTCCGGTGGTCTGAATATCAATAAGGAGATGGTTAAATCAGGCTACGCATGGGCTTATCGGAAATATGTCAGAGACACGGAATATATCCGCTTGGAAGAGCGGGCAAGAGCTGCCAGCCTTGGCCTTTGGTCTGAACCCAATCCGATTTATCCCAGCGAGTTCAGAAACGGCAAGAAAGCGGGAATGGTCACCCAACAGATTAAACCGTCTTATGCCATGCCTAAAACAGGCGGGAAGTTTACCTGTTCGGGAAAACGCTTCTGTAAAGAGATGAGCTCCTGCTCTGAAGCGAAATTTTATTTGAATAAATGCGGCGTTCGCCGTCTTGATAGGGACGGTGACGGTATTCCCTGTGAAAGTATTTGCTGA